From Desulfobulbaceae bacterium, a single genomic window includes:
- a CDS encoding tetratricopeptide repeat protein, translating into MSKFFTQNRILIFFFLSGIFLLAFNKIHDTDAWLHLSLGKLIWTTKGFPVQEQFVYTNFDTPFRYTSWLFAVLFYLLHQFTGAFGLVFIKASIITTVFLFLLKDSLRQGKIYIALPILFIAAIVSQSRFVLRPDIMLMFFLASTFYIFNAYLYENKKYVYGFPLLLCLWANTHSSVNLIFAITGAYLVGSLCQPILNKKFGLEAGYLTTRQLNIFLSILAFSILLSLINPNGIGQYLEGAQVLGTDFFKQELSELLPPSGELKFIIIFFETTLLASFIINRKKASLTDFLIILPFLIMPFLARRFFYLPFIVGAPILIKNISAVIAPRSAGSFKFLWGTLAFLLGCLVLSVKTHWQEISYNSIKNFGSGFNYVHMPKEAVDFMDNHKIIGRTFNSFAFGQYIIWTGHPLRTVFVDARGAVPINLLEKLTLFRERPAIISELYQKYKFETILIPTKKFTTGLPDEIFRDIDASFSHPDWALVYWDDKSMLYLRRGGPFSHIITENEYRFINPDMAPQVFLATLGGYKDRQNKMMEIKRNLKECNSNTAQLLSGLLHLASGQYGEAIADIEIVAKRGSDKFKESALGILGDLYFKTGQLDKSLENYFQTSGYKRSPSILHNIGNIYMQKGVDQKAVQFFEKALNINENYRQVYPDLIASYKKLKKTKKIEGAQKKYGSLTDDQLAKQYFTNAVKAHVANDLKTAASEYNKSLQENPLVAITHANLGFVYFDQQRLDDSFNHFTKALEIDPDHANAYYGLGMIYKDNGQAEKAIVHLEKYCDLEPRGHYNRMAKELIKQLTEEKHP; encoded by the coding sequence ATGAGCAAATTTTTCACCCAGAATCGCATCCTAATATTTTTTTTTCTGTCTGGAATTTTTCTTCTGGCCTTCAATAAAATCCACGACACGGATGCCTGGCTGCACCTGAGTCTTGGCAAACTAATCTGGACAACCAAAGGATTCCCAGTCCAGGAGCAGTTTGTCTATACAAACTTTGATACACCTTTCCGATATACCAGTTGGCTTTTTGCAGTTCTCTTTTACCTCCTCCATCAATTTACGGGAGCCTTTGGACTAGTATTCATAAAGGCCTCAATTATCACTACTGTATTCTTATTTTTATTAAAAGATTCCTTAAGGCAGGGTAAAATCTACATTGCCTTGCCTATCCTCTTTATTGCCGCAATCGTCTCACAATCAAGGTTTGTCCTCAGGCCGGATATCATGCTGATGTTTTTTTTGGCCTCTACTTTCTATATCTTTAATGCCTATCTCTACGAAAACAAAAAATATGTCTATGGCTTTCCCTTACTGCTCTGTTTGTGGGCAAACACGCATTCCAGTGTAAACCTGATTTTTGCAATTACCGGCGCGTATTTAGTTGGAAGCCTTTGCCAACCAATCCTCAACAAAAAATTCGGCCTGGAAGCAGGCTATTTGACCACCCGCCAACTGAATATTTTTCTTTCAATACTTGCTTTTTCTATACTGCTTTCACTTATCAACCCTAACGGTATTGGCCAATACCTTGAAGGAGCTCAGGTTCTTGGTACTGATTTCTTCAAGCAAGAACTCTCCGAGCTTTTACCTCCCTCCGGTGAATTAAAATTTATCATTATTTTCTTTGAAACAACCTTACTTGCCTCCTTTATCATCAACAGAAAAAAGGCGTCGTTGACCGACTTTCTTATTATCTTGCCTTTCCTTATTATGCCATTTCTAGCTCGGCGATTTTTCTATCTGCCATTTATTGTTGGCGCACCAATTCTTATCAAAAATATCTCGGCGGTGATCGCCCCTCGCTCAGCCGGCAGCTTCAAGTTTTTATGGGGCACACTGGCTTTCTTACTTGGGTGCTTGGTTTTATCAGTAAAAACGCACTGGCAAGAAATATCCTATAACTCCATTAAGAATTTCGGTTCTGGCTTTAACTACGTCCATATGCCTAAAGAAGCGGTTGATTTCATGGATAACCATAAAATAATCGGCAGGACATTCAACAGCTTCGCCTTTGGCCAATATATAATTTGGACGGGACACCCTCTAAGGACTGTTTTTGTCGATGCCCGAGGGGCAGTGCCCATTAACCTGCTTGAGAAACTCACACTTTTTCGGGAACGTCCGGCAATAATTAGTGAATTATATCAAAAATACAAATTTGAAACGATTCTCATACCAACTAAAAAGTTTACAACCGGCCTACCCGATGAGATTTTTAGAGATATTGATGCATCATTTTCTCATCCGGACTGGGCACTGGTCTACTGGGACGACAAATCCATGCTATATCTACGAAGAGGCGGGCCCTTCTCGCATATCATCACAGAAAATGAATATCGTTTTATTAATCCGGATATGGCGCCACAGGTTTTTCTTGCTACCCTTGGCGGCTATAAAGACAGACAGAATAAAATGATGGAGATTAAACGTAATCTTAAAGAGTGCAACAGCAACACGGCACAGCTTCTTTCAGGTCTGCTCCATCTCGCCTCCGGGCAATATGGTGAGGCAATAGCAGATATAGAAATTGTTGCAAAACGCGGCTCTGATAAATTTAAGGAAAGTGCCCTTGGAATCTTAGGGGATCTATACTTCAAGACAGGTCAGCTTGACAAAAGTCTGGAAAACTATTTTCAGACATCCGGATACAAGAGATCTCCGAGCATCTTGCATAATATCGGCAACATATATATGCAAAAAGGCGTCGATCAAAAAGCTGTGCAGTTTTTTGAAAAAGCCTTGAATATAAACGAGAACTATCGCCAGGTGTATCCTGACCTTATCGCTTCATATAAAAAACTAAAAAAAACAAAAAAAATTGAGGGAGCCCAAAAGAAATATGGTTCGCTTACCGATGATCAGTTGGCAAAACAATATTTTACCAATGCCGTAAAAGCCCATGTTGCCAATGACCTTAAAACAGCAGCCAGTGAATACAACAAATCCCTACAGGAAAATCCTCTGGTTGCGATTACCCATGCAAATCTTGGCTTTGTTTACTTTGACCAACAGCGGTTGGATGACAGCTTTAACCACTTCACAAAGGCGCTTGAGATCGACCCCGATCACGCTAATGCCTATTATGGCCTGGGCATGATCTATAAGGACAACGGCCAGGCAGAAAAAGCCATTGTTCATTTAGAGAAATACTGCGATCTGGAACCACGAGGCCATTACAACCGAATGGCTAAAGAGCTTATAAAACAGTTAACAGAAGAAAAACACCCGTAG
- a CDS encoding methyltransferase domain-containing protein, with translation MPSTSSKTYTKKLLTHETCWWKKLFNVQAPYRWNIRRLKPGFTLEIGCGLGRMLSHLDGHGVGIDHNKESIRIAHDKGLTAYTPDEFALSRHNKNKLFDSMLLSHVVEHLGTDASVGLILQYKSLIKDNGQLILITPQEAGYFSDETHIEFMNFTKLQEVAVASGFQEIRHYSFPFPRFIGNIFKYNEFISIGSLRDQKHPPTAINNF, from the coding sequence ATGCCATCTACATCCTCAAAAACATATACTAAAAAGCTGCTCACCCATGAGACCTGCTGGTGGAAAAAGCTTTTCAATGTTCAAGCTCCTTACCGATGGAACATTCGCCGACTTAAACCAGGTTTCACACTTGAGATCGGCTGTGGTCTCGGCAGAATGCTCTCCCATTTGGATGGCCATGGAGTTGGTATTGATCACAACAAAGAGTCCATCCGTATTGCTCATGACAAAGGTTTAACCGCGTATACTCCAGATGAGTTTGCATTAAGCCGACACAACAAGAATAAACTGTTTGATTCAATGCTGCTTTCGCATGTCGTTGAACACCTCGGAACAGATGCTTCCGTCGGGCTCATCTTACAATACAAATCTCTAATCAAAGACAATGGCCAATTGATTCTCATTACTCCGCAGGAAGCTGGATATTTCAGTGATGAAACCCATATCGAGTTTATGAATTTCACAAAACTCCAAGAGGTAGCAGTGGCCAGTGGGTTCCAAGAAATAAGGCATTATTCCTTCCCGTTCCCTCGGTTTATCGGGAACATATTTAAATATAACGAGTTTATCAGCATTGGTTCGTTGCGTGACCAGAAACACCCACCGACTGCTATCAACAATTTTTAG
- a CDS encoding GtrA family protein, with the protein MTRLQTQRELISFMIIGGGCYGLSILLLYFFTDICNLHYLISTLLAFVAANFAGYSCNRHYTFTGANNSYWHGLWRYNAVLLTSLLLVISFMYLLVDILHVWYLLANILITTVITVYNFFIHKRWTFK; encoded by the coding sequence ATGACACGATTACAAACACAAAGAGAACTCATCTCTTTTATGATTATTGGAGGGGGATGCTATGGTCTCAGCATTCTCCTGCTCTATTTCTTTACTGATATCTGCAATCTCCACTACCTTATCTCCACACTTCTTGCTTTTGTCGCCGCCAATTTTGCAGGCTACTCGTGCAATCGGCACTATACATTTACTGGGGCTAACAACTCCTACTGGCATGGCCTTTGGAGATATAATGCCGTGTTGCTGACAAGCCTGCTGCTGGTGATCAGTTTCATGTATTTGTTAGTCGATATCTTGCATGTATGGTACCTTCTGGCAAATATTCTTATTACCACGGTAATTACTGTTTATAATTTTTTCATCCATAAACGATGGACTTTTAAATGA